DNA sequence from the Deltaproteobacteria bacterium PRO3 genome:
CACGAGGGGAATGCGGAGCACCGCCCGCATGCCGCCGCCCCGGCCGTTGCCGCGGCGGGATTCCGATTCGCCGAGCCGGAACAGGGCGTAGACGACGTTGACCGCGCTGAGTCCGGCGGCCGTGAGGATGGGGACGTGGTAGCCGTAGACCGAGAGGGCCCCGCCCAGGGCCGGGCCCAAAATGAAGCCGATCCCGAAGGCCGCCCCGATCATGCCCATGCCCTTGGCGCGGTTTTCGGCGGTAGTGACGTCGGTGACGTAGGCGGAGGCGACGCTGATATTGGCGCCGAAGATCCCCGAAAGAATGCGGCCGGCAAAGAGCAGGACGAGGGAGTTTGCCAGGCCGAGGACCAAGAGCCCGAAGACCGATCCGGCCATCGTCAAAAGCAGGACCTTTTTCCGCCCGATGCGGTCGGAGAGCCGTCCCCAGAGCGGCGAGAAGAGGAATTGCATCGCGGCGTAGGACATCAGCAAGAGGCCCAGGACCGTCGCATTGGCTCCGTATTTTTCGGCGTAGAAGGGGAGGATCGGCACCACGATGCCGAAGCCGATCAGGTCGAGGACGACGACGCTGAACAGGATGAGGAGGGAGCTCGGGCCTTGCTTCATGGGGAAAAAATCTCCGCTGCGTCTCTCCCATGGAAGCCAGGTGAATTCAAGGGAGAAGCGGCACGGCCTAAGTCCAGGACATCCTTGACGAAGCCCTGCGAAGCGGCTATGGGACGGGCATGGAACATTTTCTCCATATCCTGTCCCTGCCCGACAATATCCCGATCATCTTCATGCTGCTGTCGGTGGTCTTTCTGACCTGGCTCTCCTTCAGCGAGGCCAAAAAAAACGACAAGCTCACCGAAGAGGGTAAGGCCGACCAAATCTACCGGCGGATGGTCGAATAGGGGCCTCGCCCCCTGGGGGGCAATTTCCTCGCAACCTTCTCCCGGCCCCCGCGATAAACCCGCGACTTTCATTCATTTAAACGTCATCCGGGGTTTCGCGGTAAGGTCATGTCCAGCGGTCATCCATTCGGGATCGGGTCCCGAAGCTCGAGCTTTACTTTAAGTTCTTTCGGAGCTCGATCTTTACTTTCAAACTCTTCTAATAATGCCAGTT
Encoded proteins:
- a CDS encoding MFS transporter; the protein is MKQGPSSLLILFSVVVLDLIGFGIVVPILPFYAEKYGANATVLGLLLMSYAAMQFLFSPLWGRLSDRIGRKKVLLLTMAGSVFGLLVLGLANSLVLLFAGRILSGIFGANISVASAYVTDVTTAENRAKGMGMIGAAFGIGFILGPALGGALSVYGYHVPILTAAGLSAVNVVYALFRLGESESRRGNGRGGGMRAVLRIPLVQRLCAINFLFTLGVNQLESIFAFFMADRFRYDAQHVAYILALMALIMVAIQGGLIKRLVMRFGEKRLLTVGSVCLSAAFVLIPESPSVALLLIPLAVSSVGRGISQPSLMSLVSRGGDDSLHGSVMGTFQASASLARVAGPVLAGVLYDRNPAFPFFLACGLLGAVFLLSLNIPVRDAKQSAREPLPAEVL